A DNA window from Nycticebus coucang isolate mNycCou1 chromosome 1, mNycCou1.pri, whole genome shotgun sequence contains the following coding sequences:
- the SPATA4 gene encoding spermatogenesis-associated protein 4 — translation MAAAGREKQYLTLPAAALSKSLSFLPQPAASIPEKTKKCVVYPHPPKSSRLSRSVLRWLQSLDLSFFPRNVNRDFSNGFLIAEILSIYYPWELTLSSFENGTSLKVKLDNWAQLEKFLAKKKLKLPKELIHGTIHCKAGVPEILMQEVYTLLTHREIKSIQDDLVNFTDYSYQMRLPLVPRSTASKSIKDNIRLSELLSNPNKLSNDLKVEFLFLLHMLQRKLSRKLNPEWFGVKPTVGEITLNRLPAQSSGCRFKAKVPRGKVAPISQNEGNGANSHREIYVKQGGIQSCESVVEPTTSMENKP, via the exons ATGGCTGCCGCCGGCCGGGAGAAACAGTATTTGACATTGCCGGCGGCAGCCCTTTCCAAGTCATTGTCATTTTTGCCACAGCCAGCAGCTTCTATCCCAGAGAAGACTAAGAAGTGTGTGGTCTATCCGCATCCCCCGAAGAGCTCCCGCCTGTCTCGCTCCGTCCTGCGCTGGCTCCAGAGTCTCGATCTCAGCTTCTTCCCCAGGAACGTCAACAG GGATTTTTCAAATGGTTTCCTGATTGCAGAAATACTTAGTATATATTACCCCTGGGAACTTACACTATCATCCTTTGAAAATGGAACCTCTTTAAAAGTCAAGCTGGATAACTGGGCACAGCTGGAGAAG ttcctggccaaaaaaaaactgaaattaccTAAAGAACTAATCCATGGAACAATACATTGTAAAGCCGGAGTACCTGAAATACTAATGCAAGAGGTTTATACTTTATTAACACATCGAGa AATTAAAAGCATCCAGGATGACTTGGTGAATTTCACAGACTACAGTTACCAGATGCGTTTACCCCTGGTTCCCAGATCTACCGCTTCCAAGTCTATTAAAGATAACATTAGGTTGTCAGAATTACTAAGCAATCCCAACAAGCTCAGCAATGATCTTAAAGTAGAGTTCCTCTTTCTTTTACATATGTTGCAAAGAAAATTAAGTAGAAAATTAAATCCAG AATGGTTTGGCGTCAAACCCACAGTGGGAGAAATTACTCTCAATCGTCTTCCTGCCCAATCCTCTGGGTGCAGGTTTAAGGCCAAGGTTCCAAGGGGAAAAGTTGCCCCTATTTCAC AAAATGAAGGTAATGGTGCCAATTCGCATAGAGAAATTTATGTGAAGCAAGGTGGAATACAATCCTGTGAGTCTGTTGTGGAACCTACCACAAGCATGGAAAATAAACCTTGA